A single Glycine soja cultivar W05 chromosome 14, ASM419377v2, whole genome shotgun sequence DNA region contains:
- the LOC114384138 gene encoding uncharacterized protein LOC114384138 gives MNQIGEHIEIRLKMKHPYLVQWFRETEMPRIAGYFIPLLKKWSVEYAGSGIAGIIVAITCCSAVVKLGARRICCPLLVLSLEDVLVKLMDFSLNLAPVDKLHRLATEAGFELNFLSHFGGKVFPNEKTEDLEFLIGLAHKKLLKAFCEESITSKKQNFQQKVKLQTHAEIHGFIELNLIIFI, from the exons ATGAATCAAATAGGAGAGCACATTGAAATTCGACTGAAAATGAAGCATCCGTATTTGGTGCAGTGGTTTAGAGAGACTGAAATGCCACGAATAGCTGGATATTTTATTCCACTTCTAAAAAAGTGGTCTGTGGAATATGCAGGAAG CGGTATTGCAGGAATTATTGTGGCTATAACCTGTTGTAGTGCAGTGGTGAAATTGGGCGCTAGGCGCATCTGCTGCCCCTTACTTGTATTGTCccttgaagatgttttggtcaaGCTCATGGATTTCTCACTCAATCTTGCACCTGTGGACAAGTTACACCGGTTAGCAACTGAGGCGGGATTTGAACTGAATTTCTTGTCCCATTTTGGTGGGAAGGTCTTTCCCAATGAGAAAACTGAGGACCTAGAGTTTTTGATTGGTTTGGCCCATAAGAAATTATTGAAAGCTTTCTGTGAAGAAAGCATCACTTCAAAAAAGCAAAATTTTCAGCAAAAGGTCAAATTGCAGACTCATGCAGAAATTCATGGATTCATAGAActtaatcttataatttttatttaa
- the LOC114384137 gene encoding uncharacterized protein LOC114384137 encodes MSKKGASMEEGVGLQCQRAEVNVKERSKVKGLGFKARRNEGARCNMNKHARVQPKEQAEMSRVQSKEKGSRKEEGGGRYLGFPAVVGRSKRANFNFIKDRVWQKISSGSGRMLSMARIEVLIKSMVQSIPTYCMSIFQIPQSTGDEIQKTVNYFWWGKSTRGVKGIHLLKWDFMGLQSRLGIQKSVRFQFGHVREGGLEN; translated from the exons ATGTCAAAGAAAGGAGCTTCAATGGAAGAAGGGGTAGGGCTTCAATGTCAAAGAGCTGAGGTCAATGTCAAAGAAAGGAGCAAGGTGAAAGGTCTAGGGTTCAAAGCAAGGAGAAACGAAGGAGCAAGGTGCAACATGAACAAACACGCGAGGGTTCAACCGAAGGAGCAAGCAGAAATGTCTAGGGTTCAAAGCAAGGAGAAAGGTAGCAGAAAG GAAGAAGGTGGAGGAAGATACTTGGGCTTCCCTGCAGTGGTGGGTAGAAGTAAAAGGGCTAACTTTAACTTTATTAAAGATAGGGTGTGGCAAAAAATCAGCTCTGGGAGTGGGAGGATGTTATCAATGGCGAGAATAGAAGTCCTTATAAAATCAATGGTGCAATCTATCCCTACTTATTGTATGAGCATTTTCCAAATACCACAATCTACTGGGGATGAGATTCAAAAGACGGTGAATTATTTTTGGTGGGGGAAGAGTACGAGAGGAGTGAAGGGAATTCATTTGTTGAAGTGGGACTTCATGGGTCTTCAAAGCAGGCTTGGGATTCAAAAATCAGTTCGCTTTCAATTTGGCCATGTCAGGGAAGGAGGCTTAGAGAATTAG